A single bacterium DNA region contains:
- a CDS encoding 2-amino-4-hydroxy-6-hydroxymethyldihydropteridine diphosphokinase, whose amino-acid sequence MAIYLGLGSNLGDRSENLRQALENFSVLQRSPFYETEPVDFLEQPWF is encoded by the coding sequence ATGGCAATCTATCTCGGCCTGGGAAGTAACCTCGGTGATCGGTCTGAAAATCTACGACAGGCGCTCGAAAATTTTTCTGTTCTGCAGCGGTCCCCTTTTTATGAAACGGAGCCTGTTGATTTTTTGGAACAGCCCTGGTTT